Proteins from a genomic interval of Microbacterium abyssi:
- a CDS encoding DEAD/DEAH box helicase, with product MRYKLKDYQRDAVVQTLDNLRRARTLYQRDGMETSFALTATTGAGKTVMAAAAIEALFYGDSELEFQPDPGAVVIWFSDDPNLNEQTKRRLVQASEKLSYDRLVTIKPPFALPTLEPQHVYFLNTQRLSKTSLLTRGAEQTYEADARGESMVAPDDLAWNIWETLENTIEDEGLTVYLVLDEAHRGFTGKASRDKPTIVRRLVSGEMTGLPIPVVWGISATIDRFTDAMKDAAVEGRTTLPPVTVDPARVQQSGLIKDVIALDIPAEAGNLETTLTTRAARKLRESAKRWGRYLAEQKALPGETSSDRVVPLLVLQIPNTENVDDVGLWLDTIQAELGELTSTGVRHVLGEHKALTFGSWEIDWIEPQRVQDETQVRVLIAKDGISTGWDCPRAEVLVSFRPAKDHTHITQLLGRMVRTPLARRIPGEDRLNSVDCILPHFDRTTAGHVVKYLTGATESMPTTGQKVLFDPRELVPNAAIPDAVWDCWDQLPHMVIPRRGSRAVKQLVSLAQALAADNIREGAVASVKRQMHNTLESLAARYDGDLRNAEIEVLTVRGMTISGRTASKKVSYSDFNERADERAIRVAFEEAKRAFGADIAQSYVDFIADPEVDDSDDALRGAFVKAAALATVPNVREKIDQAAKEIVSDWFGEHRVALRGLADERRDAYDEIRAEAVEPQVTPLARPKSRLEDFAEIENDQVKSAELIDKHLMADEEGQFPLSSLNGWERPVVRKEVERVDCVAWYRNPSVTRPDSLGVPYRDGSGNWRTLHPDFLIFTLVNGEIRPSIVDPHGTHLDDSIVKLRGLAAFAEQHGHAFHRIDSIGTSGASGSSGELRVLDMLDPAVREVVRETKGSASDLFGSEFGAKYA from the coding sequence ATGAGGTACAAGCTCAAGGACTATCAGCGTGACGCCGTCGTCCAGACACTCGACAACCTCCGTCGCGCTCGCACGCTGTATCAGCGCGACGGGATGGAGACGTCGTTCGCGCTGACTGCGACGACCGGCGCCGGCAAGACCGTCATGGCGGCGGCCGCCATCGAGGCGCTCTTCTACGGCGACTCCGAACTCGAGTTCCAACCCGACCCGGGCGCCGTCGTCATCTGGTTCTCCGACGATCCGAACCTTAACGAGCAGACGAAACGGCGACTGGTTCAGGCATCGGAGAAGCTGTCCTACGACCGACTCGTGACGATCAAGCCGCCGTTCGCACTCCCGACGCTCGAGCCGCAGCACGTCTACTTCCTCAACACCCAGCGACTGTCGAAGACATCGCTCCTCACAAGGGGAGCCGAGCAGACATACGAGGCGGATGCCCGCGGCGAGAGCATGGTGGCTCCGGACGACCTGGCGTGGAACATTTGGGAGACGCTTGAGAACACGATCGAGGACGAGGGCCTCACCGTCTACCTCGTCCTCGACGAGGCGCACCGAGGGTTCACCGGCAAAGCATCCAGAGACAAGCCGACGATCGTGCGGCGTCTCGTCAGCGGAGAGATGACAGGGCTTCCGATCCCCGTGGTGTGGGGAATCTCGGCGACGATCGACCGTTTCACCGACGCGATGAAGGACGCCGCGGTCGAAGGGCGGACGACGCTACCGCCGGTCACCGTGGATCCCGCCCGAGTACAGCAGTCCGGCCTCATCAAGGACGTCATCGCACTCGACATCCCCGCCGAAGCGGGCAACCTCGAGACGACACTAACGACCCGCGCCGCCCGAAAGCTCAGGGAGTCGGCGAAACGCTGGGGGCGTTATCTCGCCGAACAGAAGGCGCTCCCCGGCGAAACTTCTTCAGACAGGGTCGTTCCGCTACTCGTCCTGCAGATCCCGAACACCGAGAACGTGGATGACGTCGGCCTTTGGCTCGACACGATCCAGGCGGAGCTCGGCGAGCTCACCTCAACCGGAGTGCGCCACGTTCTCGGCGAACACAAGGCCCTTACTTTCGGGTCGTGGGAGATTGACTGGATCGAACCGCAGCGTGTGCAGGACGAGACTCAGGTGCGTGTGCTCATCGCCAAGGACGGCATTTCGACGGGGTGGGACTGCCCTCGCGCTGAAGTTCTCGTTTCGTTCCGTCCGGCGAAGGATCACACGCACATCACGCAGCTGCTCGGACGCATGGTGCGCACGCCGCTTGCGCGGCGCATCCCCGGCGAGGACCGCCTGAATTCGGTCGACTGCATCCTGCCGCACTTCGATCGCACCACGGCCGGCCACGTCGTCAAGTACCTCACCGGTGCCACGGAGTCGATGCCGACCACCGGACAGAAGGTTCTGTTCGATCCGCGTGAGCTCGTGCCGAACGCCGCGATCCCGGACGCGGTGTGGGACTGCTGGGATCAGCTGCCTCACATGGTGATCCCGCGCCGTGGTTCGCGAGCCGTCAAGCAGCTCGTCAGTCTCGCGCAGGCGCTCGCAGCAGACAACATCCGCGAAGGTGCTGTCGCGTCGGTGAAGAGACAGATGCACAACACTCTTGAATCATTGGCCGCTCGTTATGACGGCGATCTTCGCAATGCGGAGATCGAGGTGCTGACCGTACGAGGCATGACGATCTCGGGTCGGACCGCCAGTAAGAAGGTCAGCTACTCCGATTTCAACGAGCGAGCGGACGAGCGCGCGATACGCGTTGCATTCGAAGAGGCGAAGCGCGCGTTTGGTGCAGACATCGCGCAGTCGTACGTCGACTTCATCGCCGATCCGGAAGTCGACGACAGCGACGACGCCCTGCGGGGTGCCTTCGTGAAGGCGGCCGCTCTCGCGACCGTGCCGAATGTGCGGGAGAAGATCGATCAGGCGGCCAAGGAGATCGTGTCCGACTGGTTCGGCGAGCATCGGGTGGCACTCCGCGGCCTGGCAGACGAGCGACGCGATGCGTACGACGAGATCCGTGCTGAGGCAGTCGAGCCGCAGGTGACCCCGCTCGCGCGGCCGAAGTCCCGACTCGAGGACTTCGCCGAGATCGAGAACGACCAGGTCAAGTCGGCGGAGCTCATCGACAAGCACCTGATGGCCGATGAGGAGGGCCAGTTCCCTCTCTCTAGCCTGAACGGCTGGGAACGTCCGGTCGTTCGAAAGGAAGTCGAGCGGGTCGACTGCGTCGCGTGGTACCGCAATCCGTCGGTTACGCGCCCGGACTCCCTCGGAGTGCCTTACCGTGACGGCTCCGGAAACTGGCGCACGCTGCATCCGGACTTTCTGATCTTCACGCTCGTGAACGGTGAGATCCGTCCGTCGATCGTCGACCCGCACGGCACGCACCTCGATGACTCGATCGTCAAGCTGAGGGGGCTCGCGGCATTCGCAGAACAACACGGCCACGCCTTCCACCGGATCGACTCGATTGGTACGTCGGGGGCGTCCGGCTCGTCGGGCGAGCTGCGGGTGCTTGACATGCTCGATCCGGCGGTCCGCGAGGTCGTTCGTGAGACCAAGGGGAGCGCGAGCGACCTGTTCGGTTCAGAGTTCGGAGCGAAGTACGCATGA
- a CDS encoding helix-turn-helix domain-containing protein: MPRIPSAAAEHIGAKIVAKRKHFGLTQDDLASLTRIDSSNIRSYESGRAMLSVQTLVRIAEALKTEPGELLDGLTSEMFGEAAAPKRRAG; this comes from the coding sequence GTGCCCCGAATCCCGTCCGCCGCAGCCGAGCACATCGGGGCCAAGATCGTCGCCAAGCGCAAGCACTTCGGGTTGACGCAGGACGATCTCGCCTCACTCACGCGGATCGATTCGTCGAACATCCGCAGCTACGAATCAGGGCGCGCGATGCTGAGCGTTCAGACGCTCGTGCGCATCGCCGAGGCACTGAAGACCGAGCCGGGAGAACTGCTCGACGGACTCACCTCAGAGATGTTCGGCGAGGCCGCCGCGCCGAAGCGGCGCGCGGGATAG
- a CDS encoding LLM class flavin-dependent oxidoreductase: protein MTAAAPALSVLDLVPVRTGQTSAEAIASSLSLAEIADRLGYRRYWFAEHHNMPAVASTTPPVLIAAAASRTETMRLGSGGVMLPNHAPLIVAEQFAALEAIAPGRIDLGLGRAPGSDPVITQLLRGSGTTSDVEQFPRHVQDISLLLGGEGATVRFTSGGEYNVHSTPAAVGTPEVWLLGSSDYSAQLAASQGLPYVFANHFSGQGLERALDLYRTGYQPSEAHPEPRTFLTVNAVASPTAEEAEARALPQLRMMARLRLNKPLIALETVEEALAAATDPATEQVIEAARSRWFVGTGSSVATELREFAAKFGVDEVMLSPVAGAYESESMDAATGRAQTLELVAAAL, encoded by the coding sequence ATGACTGCTGCAGCCCCCGCCCTGTCCGTGCTCGACCTCGTTCCGGTGCGCACCGGCCAGACCAGCGCCGAGGCCATCGCCTCCTCCCTGTCGCTCGCCGAGATCGCCGATCGCCTCGGCTACCGCCGCTACTGGTTCGCCGAGCACCACAACATGCCGGCCGTGGCATCCACCACTCCCCCGGTCCTCATCGCCGCGGCCGCCTCGCGCACGGAGACGATGCGCCTGGGCTCCGGCGGCGTGATGCTCCCGAACCACGCGCCGCTCATCGTCGCCGAGCAGTTCGCCGCCCTCGAGGCGATCGCGCCGGGCCGCATCGACCTCGGCCTCGGCCGCGCGCCAGGCAGCGACCCGGTCATCACCCAGCTGCTGCGGGGCTCGGGCACGACGAGCGATGTCGAGCAGTTCCCCCGCCACGTGCAGGACATCTCGCTGCTCCTGGGCGGCGAGGGCGCCACCGTCCGCTTCACCTCCGGCGGCGAGTACAACGTCCACTCGACACCGGCAGCGGTCGGCACTCCCGAGGTGTGGCTGCTCGGCTCGAGCGACTACTCGGCGCAGCTCGCGGCATCCCAGGGCCTGCCCTACGTCTTCGCCAACCACTTCTCCGGCCAGGGACTCGAACGCGCGCTCGACCTGTACCGCACCGGCTACCAGCCGAGCGAAGCCCACCCCGAACCGCGTACGTTCCTGACCGTGAACGCCGTCGCCTCTCCCACCGCCGAGGAGGCGGAGGCCCGCGCGCTCCCACAGCTGCGCATGATGGCCCGCCTGCGCCTGAACAAGCCGCTCATCGCCCTCGAGACGGTCGAGGAGGCACTCGCCGCCGCCACGGACCCCGCGACCGAACAGGTCATCGAGGCCGCCCGTTCACGCTGGTTCGTCGGCACCGGATCGTCCGTCGCGACGGAGCTGCGCGAGTTCGCGGCGAAGTTCGGCGTCGACGAGGTCATGCTGTCCCCCGTGGCCGGCGCGTACGAGTCCGAATCGATGGATGCCGCGACCGGCCGCGCCCAGACCCTGGAGCTCGTCGCCGCCGCTCTGTGA
- a CDS encoding site-specific DNA-methyltransferase: MAYIHELIKQVRATNAELGDRLAREVNQLAQRRAFGLNFERHTPEAVELPGRRPRVGDKVHILPPRGETPKGGEDQLWTVTSLSGDSDARTADLEARGTGDKMDATTVDVADLVVVAEFRDPIYPGLVSTGRIERGGGKPFHSVINAENYHALQALLYTHRGRIDAIYIDPPYNTGNDGWIYNDKYVSSDDMYRHSKWLAFMERRLLLAKELLAPTGVIIVAIGDEEHHRLRMLMDQVFSAQNFLSDVVWQGGAKSYTRYVSNGADYMLVYAKDEPALVQAEVQWREKKPGLDEALAMAAGIWAHAVESADAQRQWRAWLKSLGKGKGFDAIARYSSLDENGRPIRTDGSMVAPEPRPNRSRRPLTHPITQRPTAVPANGWRYSNDEMDRRVAAGRVYFGDDESRIPSEIYRLEEMDTRVAESVFSQDRNRASGQLAKVFGDRRFPNPKDVDVLARWLRLIAPDDAVILDFFGGSGSTAEAVMRLNNADGGTRNCILVTNNELAAKDSKRLIKEGLRPGDDGWRRSGVFEHVTRPRLSTVASGLRDDGTIYSEGLDQNVEFFTLTYEASMRVQSHREFEKISSLLWLRAGSRGRRIEELPNGWDVAETYGVIDDMDKTDAFVEAMTAASDASIAFIVTDEDRFFEAIAGALPAEVEVVRLYDSYLRNFEIDAMRGAR; encoded by the coding sequence GTGGCGTACATCCATGAGCTGATCAAACAGGTACGCGCAACGAACGCTGAGCTCGGCGATCGTCTTGCGCGTGAGGTGAATCAGCTGGCGCAACGGCGAGCGTTCGGACTCAACTTTGAACGGCACACCCCTGAAGCAGTGGAGCTGCCGGGGCGGCGTCCTCGTGTCGGAGACAAAGTTCACATACTGCCGCCGCGGGGCGAAACGCCTAAGGGCGGTGAAGATCAGTTGTGGACGGTCACGAGTCTCAGCGGCGACTCGGATGCCCGAACCGCCGATCTTGAGGCCCGCGGAACGGGCGACAAGATGGATGCAACGACGGTAGACGTTGCTGATCTCGTGGTGGTCGCGGAGTTCCGCGACCCCATCTACCCAGGGCTCGTTTCGACGGGGAGGATCGAGCGCGGCGGAGGCAAGCCTTTTCACTCGGTGATCAACGCCGAGAACTATCACGCGCTACAGGCGCTGCTGTACACACATCGCGGCAGGATTGATGCAATCTACATCGACCCGCCGTACAACACCGGCAACGATGGGTGGATTTACAACGACAAGTATGTGTCGAGCGACGACATGTATCGGCATTCGAAGTGGCTGGCATTCATGGAGCGACGGCTACTGCTTGCCAAAGAGCTGCTTGCACCCACCGGAGTGATCATCGTTGCGATCGGTGATGAGGAGCATCATCGGTTGCGGATGCTGATGGACCAGGTGTTCAGCGCGCAGAACTTCCTGTCAGACGTGGTATGGCAAGGAGGCGCGAAGAGCTATACGCGCTACGTGTCGAACGGAGCAGACTACATGCTCGTCTACGCCAAGGATGAGCCGGCCTTAGTGCAGGCCGAAGTTCAGTGGCGTGAAAAGAAACCAGGATTGGATGAAGCGCTTGCAATGGCTGCTGGGATTTGGGCGCATGCGGTTGAGTCTGCTGACGCGCAGCGTCAATGGCGTGCGTGGCTCAAGTCTTTGGGAAAGGGCAAAGGATTCGACGCCATCGCCCGATACTCATCCCTTGACGAGAATGGTCGACCCATTCGAACTGATGGCAGCATGGTGGCGCCGGAACCTCGACCCAATCGCTCCAGAAGACCGCTGACTCATCCGATTACACAGCGCCCGACTGCTGTGCCTGCGAACGGTTGGCGGTACAGCAACGATGAGATGGATCGGCGTGTGGCCGCTGGACGAGTGTACTTCGGGGACGATGAAAGTCGCATTCCCAGCGAGATTTACCGTCTTGAGGAGATGGACACTCGTGTCGCTGAGTCCGTCTTTTCGCAGGACCGGAATCGCGCCTCGGGTCAACTGGCAAAGGTGTTCGGAGATCGTCGCTTTCCGAACCCTAAAGATGTCGACGTACTGGCTCGCTGGCTGAGGCTTATTGCGCCTGACGACGCCGTGATACTTGACTTCTTCGGGGGCTCTGGCTCCACGGCAGAAGCCGTGATGCGACTAAACAATGCTGACGGTGGCACTCGCAACTGCATCCTCGTCACCAACAATGAACTTGCGGCGAAGGACTCGAAGCGGTTGATCAAGGAGGGGTTGCGGCCTGGGGATGACGGTTGGCGTCGGAGCGGCGTCTTCGAACATGTCACGAGGCCGCGGCTTTCCACGGTCGCTTCTGGGCTGCGGGACGACGGCACCATCTACTCCGAAGGGCTCGACCAGAACGTCGAGTTCTTCACGCTCACCTACGAGGCGTCCATGCGTGTGCAGTCGCACCGCGAGTTCGAGAAGATTTCGTCGCTGCTCTGGCTGAGGGCTGGTTCGCGCGGACGCCGCATCGAGGAGTTGCCGAACGGATGGGACGTCGCCGAAACATATGGCGTGATCGACGACATGGACAAGACCGACGCTTTCGTCGAGGCGATGACCGCGGCATCCGATGCTTCGATCGCATTCATCGTCACCGATGAAGACCGCTTCTTCGAGGCGATCGCCGGGGCGTTGCCCGCAGAAGTCGAGGTTGTGCGCCTTTATGACTCCTACCTGCGCAACTTCGAGATCGACGCGATGCGGGGTGCGCGATGA
- a CDS encoding cation:proton antiporter translates to MDATFFYVLVGAVVVAAIARWRGWPAPLLVTVVALAASFLPFVPEIEIDGHLLLNLVLPPLLYSAALDVSFVGFKRSLPQIRRLGIWLVLITTAVVGLVAWLIMPALTLPGALLLGAIVAPPDAVSAAAIGRRLGLPRRVMTVLSGESLINDATSLTLYRVFAAVIAGATLTVWDGIWQFVVAVVVGVVVGLVFGIVLHQLRMRVADPVVIGTFGLLVPFGAYAIAEHLGGSGVLAVVAMGLYVGFNAPRTDYTTRQQEAPLWLSADLLLESFVFAYIGLQFPRVLSDLGSESVVHILGLSGAVLLAVLVVRPLYIYPAHAWARWRERSRLRRWERMVASGRFASPARGPGRRPLTEEQMRRRLTEPALDWKDNAVISWAGMRGVVTLATALAASDLAALDVKSAHAIVVVAFIVTVATLLLQGLTLPVLIRRLGVAGDSDRDSDAAAMAAVRARSREAGKTFLAEQREAWAAKYGEAEMKAFDLFATRMTRVETDTDRAQEVEDSMPRPSYDDLVELSKGWLHVRREVLLAERDADNLDEELMRELMTAIDAEELALDTRGATRPQSRA, encoded by the coding sequence ATGGACGCCACCTTCTTCTATGTGCTCGTCGGTGCTGTGGTCGTGGCGGCCATCGCACGATGGCGGGGGTGGCCGGCACCCTTGCTGGTCACGGTCGTGGCGCTCGCGGCATCCTTCCTGCCGTTCGTCCCCGAGATCGAGATCGACGGGCATCTGCTGCTGAATCTGGTGCTTCCGCCGCTGCTGTACTCGGCGGCGCTGGATGTGTCGTTCGTCGGGTTCAAGCGCAGCCTGCCGCAGATCCGCAGACTCGGGATCTGGCTGGTGCTGATCACGACCGCCGTGGTCGGACTCGTGGCGTGGCTGATCATGCCGGCGCTCACGCTGCCTGGCGCACTGCTGCTGGGCGCGATCGTGGCGCCGCCGGATGCGGTGTCCGCAGCCGCGATCGGCCGGAGGCTCGGGCTGCCGAGACGCGTCATGACGGTGCTGTCGGGGGAGAGCCTCATCAACGATGCGACCTCGCTGACGCTGTATCGGGTGTTCGCCGCGGTGATCGCGGGGGCGACGCTCACAGTGTGGGACGGCATCTGGCAGTTCGTCGTCGCGGTTGTCGTCGGGGTCGTGGTCGGGCTGGTGTTCGGCATCGTGCTGCACCAGCTGCGCATGCGGGTGGCCGATCCCGTGGTGATCGGGACGTTCGGGCTGCTCGTGCCGTTCGGGGCGTATGCGATCGCCGAGCACCTGGGCGGTTCGGGTGTGCTCGCGGTGGTCGCGATGGGGCTGTACGTCGGGTTCAACGCTCCGCGCACGGATTACACGACCAGGCAGCAGGAGGCGCCGCTGTGGCTGTCGGCCGACCTGCTGCTGGAGAGCTTCGTCTTCGCATACATCGGGCTGCAGTTCCCCCGGGTGCTGAGCGATCTGGGGTCGGAGTCGGTGGTGCACATCCTGGGGCTGTCGGGGGCGGTGCTGCTCGCGGTGCTGGTGGTGCGGCCGCTCTACATCTATCCCGCGCACGCCTGGGCGCGGTGGCGGGAGCGGAGCCGGTTGCGGCGGTGGGAGCGGATGGTCGCGTCGGGGAGGTTCGCGTCTCCTGCGCGCGGCCCGGGGCGCCGTCCGCTCACCGAAGAGCAGATGCGGAGGCGTCTGACCGAACCGGCGCTGGACTGGAAGGACAACGCTGTCATCTCGTGGGCGGGGATGCGCGGTGTGGTGACGCTGGCGACGGCGCTCGCCGCTTCTGATCTGGCGGCGCTCGATGTGAAGTCCGCGCACGCGATCGTCGTGGTGGCGTTCATCGTTACGGTTGCAACCCTGCTGCTGCAGGGGCTGACGCTGCCCGTTCTGATCCGCCGGTTGGGGGTCGCCGGTGATTCGGATCGCGATTCGGATGCTGCGGCGATGGCCGCCGTGCGAGCTCGGAGTCGCGAGGCCGGGAAGACGTTCCTGGCGGAGCAGCGCGAGGCGTGGGCGGCGAAGTACGGCGAGGCCGAGATGAAAGCGTTCGACCTGTTCGCGACGAGGATGACGCGGGTCGAGACGGACACCGATCGTGCTCAGGAGGTCGAGGATTCGATGCCTCGCCCCTCCTATGACGACCTGGTGGAGCTGTCGAAGGGCTGGCTGCACGTGCGGCGCGAGGTGCTGCTCGCGGAGCGTGACGCCGACAACCTCGACGAGGAGCTGATGCGCGAGCTCATGACCGCGATCGATGCGGAGGAGCTCGCGCTGGACACGCGGGGTGCGACGCGGCCGCAGTCGCGGGCGTAG
- a CDS encoding methyltransferase gives MSTTRTRGLWVAHGTNGVVGSIRHEEDDYVVVMVGADAETGRYPSLEVAKGALYSHMRPGSSWPRYQEH, from the coding sequence ATGAGCACCACACGGACACGCGGCCTCTGGGTCGCGCACGGCACGAACGGGGTCGTCGGCAGCATCCGGCATGAAGAGGACGATTACGTCGTCGTCATGGTCGGAGCGGATGCCGAGACCGGGCGCTACCCGAGTCTCGAAGTAGCCAAGGGCGCGCTGTACTCGCACATGCGCCCTGGCAGCTCCTGGCCCAGATATCAGGAACACTGA
- a CDS encoding putative quinol monooxygenase, whose product MTYVNAGTLGAVPGKRDELVSLLTQRNERLRDLGCTLYEVGIDDDEPNVVFVVELWESAGAHQDSLSQPDVMAAIAEARPLLNGQFGGFRFTVAGSPLRD is encoded by the coding sequence ATGACGTACGTCAACGCCGGCACCCTGGGCGCCGTCCCTGGAAAACGCGATGAGCTCGTCTCGCTGCTCACGCAGCGCAATGAACGGCTTCGCGACCTCGGCTGCACCCTCTACGAGGTGGGCATAGACGATGACGAGCCGAACGTGGTCTTCGTCGTCGAGCTCTGGGAGAGCGCCGGAGCGCACCAGGACTCCCTGAGTCAGCCCGATGTCATGGCTGCCATCGCCGAGGCCAGGCCTCTCTTGAACGGACAGTTCGGCGGGTTCCGCTTCACCGTGGCAGGGTCACCACTTCGCGACTGA
- the pheA gene encoding prephenate dehydratase: MTHARLSARGAKVKRVTERRTYSYLGPAGTFTEAALDQVAEARGQDWRPVHNVGEALADVLEGRSHAAMIAIENSIEGGVSTTQDALATLPGLRIIGEYLVRVNFVLVAPQGTKLEDVSVIAAHPVAYAQCHGWLGEHLPNHSHVPAASNVASAIGVLDGSSPAQAAIAPPNIVQHYDVDVLASEIGDNTSAVTRFVLVTGTTTPPDPTGADKTSLIVELPHDHPGALLDMLEQFSTRGINLSLIESRPIGDALGRYRFVIDADGHVHDERMADALLGIRRFSPRVVFLGSYPRADRRIVQYPDRYADDVFVEARDWLRALISGEPEA, translated from the coding sequence ATGACGCACGCGCGCCTCTCCGCGCGCGGGGCTAAGGTGAAACGCGTGACTGAACGGCGCACCTACAGCTATCTGGGCCCTGCGGGCACTTTCACCGAAGCGGCATTGGATCAGGTCGCTGAGGCCCGCGGCCAGGACTGGCGCCCCGTCCACAACGTCGGGGAGGCGCTCGCCGACGTCCTCGAGGGGCGCAGCCACGCTGCCATGATCGCGATCGAGAACTCCATCGAGGGCGGCGTCTCGACGACGCAGGATGCTCTGGCCACCCTCCCCGGTCTCCGGATCATCGGCGAGTACCTGGTGCGCGTGAACTTCGTGCTCGTCGCACCGCAGGGCACGAAGCTCGAGGATGTCTCGGTGATCGCCGCGCATCCCGTCGCGTACGCGCAGTGCCACGGCTGGCTGGGGGAGCACCTGCCGAACCACTCCCATGTCCCTGCCGCGAGCAACGTGGCATCCGCGATCGGCGTGCTCGACGGCTCCTCGCCCGCGCAGGCGGCCATCGCGCCGCCGAACATTGTGCAGCACTACGACGTCGATGTGCTGGCATCCGAGATCGGCGACAACACCTCCGCCGTCACGCGTTTCGTGCTCGTCACCGGGACGACCACGCCGCCCGATCCGACCGGCGCCGACAAGACGTCGCTGATCGTCGAGCTGCCGCACGACCACCCCGGTGCTCTGCTCGACATGCTCGAGCAGTTCTCGACGCGCGGCATCAACCTGTCGCTGATCGAGTCGCGTCCGATCGGCGATGCGCTGGGCCGCTACCGGTTCGTGATCGACGCGGACGGCCACGTGCACGACGAGCGGATGGCCGACGCGCTGCTCGGCATCCGCCGGTTCAGCCCGCGCGTGGTGTTCCTCGGGTCGTACCCGCGCGCCGACCGCCGGATCGTGCAGTACCCGGACCGCTACGCCGACGATGTCTTCGTCGAGGCGCGCGACTGGCTGCGCGCGCTGATCAGCGGCGAGCCGGAGGCCTGA